A part of Leifsonia xyli subsp. xyli str. CTCB07 genomic DNA contains:
- a CDS encoding ArsR/SmtB family transcription factor, with protein MTAHAATVTHAAAMARFGHALSDTTRVGVLLTLREAPAFPSDLAEALGVSRQVMSNQLACLRGCGLVEAIPEGRRTWYRLADSHISPALDELLRVTLFIEPGCCAGEECHCA; from the coding sequence ATGACCGCTCATGCCGCCACCGTCACACACGCCGCAGCGATGGCCCGATTCGGCCATGCGCTCTCCGACACGACCCGTGTCGGCGTCTTGCTCACGCTTCGAGAAGCGCCGGCGTTCCCCTCAGACCTCGCCGAAGCGCTGGGGGTCTCTCGACAGGTGATGTCCAATCAGCTGGCCTGTTTGCGCGGGTGCGGACTGGTCGAGGCGATCCCAGAGGGTCGGCGCACCTGGTATCGGCTGGCCGACAGCCACATCTCCCCCGCACTGGATGAGCTGCTTCGAGTGACGCTGTTCATCGAGCCGGGATGCTGCGCCGGGGAGGAATGCCACTGCGCGTGA
- a CDS encoding transposase: MDADRFAIRAALRGSPFPVLNNTQWAAISDLLPVPSGRRGRPSAEARLMIDGMLYRHRAGITWRELPMVFGTWRTVLGWQRRLTLDGTWALALGRLQALTSAGQPNTFPNP, translated from the coding sequence ATGGATGCAGATCGCTTCGCTATCCGAGCTGCACTTCGTGGCTCACCGTTCCCGGTGCTGAATAATACCCAATGGGCCGCGATCTCCGACCTACTACCCGTTCCGTCTGGCCGGCGGGGACGGCCGTCTGCGGAGGCCCGTCTCATGATCGATGGCATGCTCTACCGTCATCGGGCGGGAATCACCTGGAGAGAACTTCCGATGGTATTCGGGACATGGCGGACCGTGTTGGGATGGCAGCGCCGGCTCACGCTCGATGGTACGTGGGCGCTCGCTCTCGGACGACTGCAAGCTCTCACCAGCGCTGGGCAGCCCAACACCTTTCCGAACCCCTGA
- the dusB gene encoding tRNA dihydrouridine synthase DusB gives MLTTTLTPRATLRGDTPSAGTAAKLAIGPLALDVPVVLAPMAGITNTAFRRLCREFGAGLYVSEMITSRALVERTPESLRLIAHHESETPRSIQLYGVDPKTVREAVTLLVAEDRADHIDLNFGCPVPKVTRKGGGAALPWKLGLFREIVEGAVAAAGDIPLTVKMRKGIDSDHLTYLEAARAAEGAGVASIALHARTAAEFYSGHADWPAIRTLKETITGTPVIGNGDIWSAADAVRMVEETGCDGVVVGRGCLGRPWLFGDLAAAFKARAGELSADEAAAAQAHPALGEVAATFRRHAELLVEFFDSEERGCRDIRKHVAWYFKGYPVGGDLRASLATVETLAHLDDLLATLDADQEYPGAAAEGQRGRAGSPKRPALPECWLKSRELDVEGRFELSEAEAHNSGG, from the coding sequence ATGCTCACCACTACTCTCACTCCCCGCGCCACTCTCCGCGGCGACACACCCTCGGCTGGCACTGCGGCGAAGCTGGCCATCGGACCGCTCGCGCTCGACGTGCCGGTCGTGCTCGCGCCCATGGCCGGGATAACGAACACCGCATTCCGGCGGCTGTGTCGCGAGTTCGGCGCCGGTCTGTATGTGAGCGAGATGATCACCTCGCGGGCGCTCGTGGAGCGCACCCCTGAATCGCTGCGGCTGATCGCCCATCACGAGTCGGAGACGCCGCGCAGCATCCAGCTCTACGGGGTGGACCCAAAAACGGTGCGCGAGGCGGTCACGCTGCTGGTTGCGGAAGACCGCGCCGACCACATCGACCTCAACTTCGGCTGCCCGGTCCCCAAAGTCACGCGCAAGGGCGGGGGAGCGGCGCTGCCGTGGAAGCTCGGGCTGTTCCGCGAGATCGTGGAGGGCGCGGTCGCGGCCGCGGGGGACATCCCCCTCACCGTCAAGATGCGCAAGGGCATCGACAGCGACCACCTGACCTACCTCGAAGCGGCGAGGGCCGCCGAGGGCGCGGGCGTGGCCTCGATCGCGTTGCACGCCCGCACAGCGGCCGAGTTCTACTCGGGGCACGCGGACTGGCCGGCGATCCGCACGCTCAAGGAGACGATCACCGGCACGCCGGTGATCGGCAACGGCGATATCTGGTCGGCGGCAGACGCCGTCCGCATGGTCGAGGAGACGGGATGCGACGGCGTGGTGGTCGGCCGCGGCTGCCTCGGCCGGCCCTGGCTGTTCGGAGACCTGGCTGCCGCTTTCAAAGCCCGGGCCGGTGAGCTGAGCGCGGACGAAGCGGCCGCGGCGCAGGCGCATCCGGCCCTCGGAGAGGTCGCGGCCACCTTCCGGCGGCACGCCGAGCTGCTGGTCGAGTTCTTCGACAGCGAGGAGCGCGGCTGCCGCGACATCCGGAAACATGTCGCCTGGTACTTCAAGGGCTATCCGGTCGGCGGCGACCTGCGGGCCAGCCTCGCCACCGTGGAAACGCTGGCGCATCTCGATGACCTTCTCGCGACACTGGACGCAGACCAGGAGTATCCGGGGGCGGCAGCGGAAGGCCAGCGCGGGCGCGCCGGATCCCCCAAGCGTCCGGCGCTGCCGGAGTGCTGGCTGAAGAGCCGGGAGCTCGACGTCGAAGGCCGATTCGAACTCTCCGAGGCGGAGGCACACAACAGTGGTGGATAG
- a CDS encoding deoxyguanosinetriphosphate triphosphohydrolase translates to MAGYREHDRERWLPEQHSSRRSDFARDRARLLHSSALRRLAAKTQVLSPTAGLDFARNRLTHSLEVAQVGRELATSLGLDPDIVDTACLAHDIGHPPFGHNGERALNAWAADIGGFEGNAQTLRLLTRLEPKTFGRDGHPFGLNLTRASLDASCKYPWPATSSVADPSGRAKFGFYTDDRAVFAWLRDGAPDRQRCIEAQVMDLSDDIAYSVHDFEDAVVNGYIDVAALGSRVDHDDLVRSMYEWIGGEFSHDELIDAFDRLDNLDIWLDSWDGSRRSQARLKNLTSQLIGRFAHAAVHATRATAGSADLLRFGADVVVPRDICAEIAVLKGIVATFVMSHNTRQPIYAQQREILSTLADLLYARGLTALDSGFQEDWRLATTDAEQKRVVVDQVASLTDQSALSWFDRLAQR, encoded by the coding sequence ATGGCGGGGTACCGCGAGCACGATCGGGAGCGCTGGCTCCCGGAGCAGCACTCCAGCCGTCGCAGCGACTTCGCCCGCGATCGCGCCCGGCTGCTGCACTCGAGCGCGCTGCGGCGACTCGCGGCCAAAACGCAAGTGCTCAGCCCGACCGCTGGCCTCGACTTCGCCCGGAACCGGCTCACGCACTCGCTCGAAGTGGCGCAGGTCGGCCGCGAGCTCGCAACCAGCCTCGGCCTCGACCCCGATATCGTCGACACCGCCTGCCTCGCGCACGACATCGGGCATCCTCCCTTCGGCCACAATGGTGAACGGGCGCTCAACGCGTGGGCGGCGGATATCGGCGGCTTCGAGGGCAACGCCCAAACCCTGCGTCTGCTCACCCGGCTGGAACCCAAGACGTTCGGCCGGGACGGCCATCCCTTCGGCCTCAACCTGACGCGCGCGAGCCTCGACGCGAGTTGCAAGTATCCGTGGCCGGCGACCTCGTCGGTGGCAGATCCGAGCGGGCGCGCCAAGTTCGGTTTCTACACCGATGACCGCGCGGTGTTCGCGTGGCTGCGCGACGGCGCTCCCGACCGGCAGCGATGCATCGAAGCGCAGGTCATGGACCTCTCCGACGACATCGCATACTCCGTGCATGATTTCGAGGACGCCGTTGTCAACGGCTACATCGACGTCGCCGCGCTCGGCAGCAGGGTGGACCACGACGATCTCGTCCGCTCGATGTACGAGTGGATCGGCGGGGAGTTCAGCCACGACGAGCTCATCGACGCCTTCGACCGGCTCGACAACCTCGATATCTGGCTGGACAGCTGGGACGGCAGCCGCCGCTCGCAAGCTCGCCTCAAGAATCTGACCAGCCAGCTCATCGGGCGCTTCGCCCACGCTGCCGTCCACGCGACGAGGGCGACGGCCGGCAGCGCCGACCTCCTCCGGTTCGGGGCCGATGTGGTGGTGCCGCGGGACATCTGTGCGGAGATCGCGGTACTCAAGGGGATCGTGGCGACGTTCGTCATGTCGCACAACACTCGGCAGCCGATCTATGCGCAGCAGCGCGAGATCCTGTCGACGCTCGCCGATCTGCTGTATGCTCGGGGCCTTACGGCCCTCGATTCCGGATTCCAGGAAGACTGGCGGCTCGCCACGACGGACGCTGAGCAGAAGCGCGTCGTGGTCGACCAGGTCGCGAGCCTCACCGATCAGTCCGCTCTGAGCTGGTTCGACCGTCTCGCGCAGCGCTGA
- a CDS encoding DUF4282 domain-containing protein, with protein sequence MSTPQPPSDDDHQPSPATDAAEADETVTPAPEKHTAGTPDKEPAAKAGAPAGKPAAVVPAKRTPAPRKRPPRTTPSEKARNTDGEAPEILDAMLATAAPPADSTAVAGTATAAEDRSAASETAVFTADAPGLPSGAGAARADPPQAAPGQPGYGRTVNDFAERLDDSRFFSSLFDFTFTSYVTRKLAGPVYVVGLMLIGLGIVVGFANSLGIAIATSSPVGAFVFLLGVLVTLVAAVLSVLLLRVTIEVFCAIIEIAQNTRPRHRPPRE encoded by the coding sequence ATGAGCACGCCACAGCCACCGTCGGACGACGACCACCAGCCCAGCCCCGCGACCGACGCCGCGGAGGCGGACGAGACCGTAACACCCGCCCCCGAAAAGCACACGGCTGGCACGCCGGACAAGGAACCGGCGGCCAAGGCCGGCGCACCCGCGGGGAAGCCTGCGGCGGTCGTGCCCGCGAAACGGACGCCCGCACCCCGCAAACGCCCGCCGCGCACGACACCGTCGGAGAAGGCGAGGAACACCGACGGCGAAGCCCCAGAGATCCTGGACGCCATGCTCGCGACAGCGGCCCCGCCCGCAGACAGCACCGCGGTGGCGGGGACCGCGACGGCGGCGGAAGACCGAAGCGCCGCCAGCGAGACAGCCGTCTTCACCGCTGACGCCCCCGGCTTGCCTAGCGGCGCAGGCGCGGCTCGGGCGGATCCGCCGCAGGCGGCTCCCGGACAGCCCGGCTACGGTCGCACTGTGAACGACTTCGCCGAGCGGCTGGACGATTCGCGCTTCTTCTCGTCCCTGTTCGATTTCACCTTCACGTCCTATGTCACCCGCAAGCTCGCCGGTCCGGTCTATGTCGTCGGCCTCATGCTCATCGGCCTCGGGATCGTGGTCGGGTTCGCGAACAGCCTGGGCATCGCGATCGCGACCTCCTCGCCGGTAGGAGCCTTCGTCTTCCTGCTGGGCGTGCTCGTGACGCTCGTCGCGGCCGTCCTGAGCGTGCTCCTGCTGCGGGTGACGATCGAAGTCTTCTGCGCGATCATCGAGATCGCGCAGAACACGAGGCCACGCCACCGCCCTCCGCGCGAGTGA
- the dnaG gene encoding DNA primase: MAGRIRQSDIEEVKARTNIADIIGDYVSLKPGGVGSLKGLCPFHDERSPSFNVRPGVGRYHCFGCGEGGDVYEFLVKLDHVSFAEAVERLAARIGFQLHYEEGSGGPRESSGNRARILAANTAAEEFFAGTLGVPEADPGRRFLGERGFDAIAAQRFGVGYAPKSWDELTNHLRGKGFTPDELLAAGLVSQRDRGVYDRFRGRLVWPIRDVTGQTIGFGARRLLEDDNGPKYLNTPETPVYKKTQVLYGLDLAKRDIARDDQVVVVEGYTDVMACHLAGITTAVATCGTAFGVDHIKTIRRVMVDDSSSGSVIFTFDPDAAGQKAAARAFGEERRFSAQTYVAVGPDGLDPCDLRLAKGDDAVRRMIDGKKPMFEFMIRQVVERYDLDSVEGRTAALRAGAPIVATIRDPASQNGYARELARLSGAELEDALRAVRSAQLSGRGEQQSDQSAGMTAVRESAPAAPIVVAGTAPADPTQRTERESLMVLLQLPGEVGSERAARALQVPFANPTHAVIRDAMASQLATLGQPGWVDRVQAEVPTAYAPTVNALAVGVLHAGSDPGRYARSVLDGLIDRDLLREKAVLTARLARTDAQDAEHRRSLQIALASIDSERMRLRSD, encoded by the coding sequence ATGGCCGGCCGGATTCGACAGAGCGACATCGAAGAGGTCAAGGCTCGCACCAATATCGCCGACATCATCGGCGATTACGTCAGCCTGAAACCCGGCGGTGTCGGTTCGCTGAAGGGGCTGTGCCCGTTCCACGATGAGAGGAGCCCCAGCTTCAACGTGCGTCCCGGGGTCGGGCGCTACCACTGCTTCGGCTGCGGCGAGGGCGGGGATGTGTACGAGTTCCTCGTGAAGCTCGACCACGTCTCCTTCGCGGAGGCGGTCGAGCGGCTCGCGGCCCGGATCGGTTTCCAGCTGCACTATGAGGAGGGCAGCGGCGGACCGCGCGAGTCCAGCGGGAACCGTGCGCGCATCCTGGCGGCCAACACGGCCGCCGAAGAGTTCTTCGCTGGGACGCTCGGCGTGCCGGAAGCGGACCCGGGCCGCCGGTTCCTGGGGGAGCGCGGGTTCGATGCGATCGCCGCGCAACGCTTCGGAGTGGGGTACGCACCGAAGAGCTGGGACGAACTGACGAACCATCTGCGCGGCAAGGGCTTCACCCCCGACGAACTGCTCGCGGCCGGGCTCGTCTCGCAGCGCGACCGCGGCGTCTACGACCGGTTCCGCGGCCGTCTGGTCTGGCCGATCCGGGATGTGACCGGCCAGACCATCGGCTTCGGCGCGCGCCGGCTTCTGGAAGACGACAACGGCCCGAAGTACCTGAACACGCCCGAGACACCAGTTTACAAGAAGACCCAGGTGCTGTACGGGCTGGATCTCGCCAAGCGAGACATCGCCCGGGACGATCAGGTAGTGGTGGTTGAGGGGTACACGGATGTGATGGCCTGCCATCTGGCTGGGATCACGACGGCGGTGGCGACGTGCGGCACTGCGTTCGGTGTGGACCACATCAAGACGATCCGCCGTGTGATGGTGGACGACTCCAGTAGCGGGTCGGTGATCTTCACCTTCGACCCGGACGCTGCCGGGCAGAAGGCCGCCGCGCGGGCATTCGGCGAAGAGCGGCGTTTCTCGGCACAGACCTACGTCGCGGTCGGGCCGGATGGACTCGACCCGTGCGATCTGAGGCTCGCGAAAGGCGACGACGCGGTGCGGCGGATGATCGACGGCAAGAAGCCCATGTTCGAGTTCATGATTCGGCAGGTTGTCGAGCGGTACGACCTGGATTCGGTCGAAGGGAGGACGGCGGCGCTCCGAGCGGGCGCGCCGATCGTGGCGACCATCCGCGACCCTGCTTCGCAGAACGGCTATGCGCGGGAACTCGCCCGGCTGTCCGGCGCTGAGCTGGAGGACGCACTCCGCGCGGTCCGCTCCGCGCAGCTCTCCGGCCGCGGCGAGCAGCAGAGCGACCAGTCCGCAGGGATGACGGCCGTGCGGGAGTCCGCTCCAGCAGCGCCTATCGTGGTGGCCGGCACCGCCCCGGCCGACCCGACGCAGCGCACCGAGAGGGAGAGCCTCATGGTGCTTCTCCAGCTGCCCGGGGAGGTCGGCTCCGAGCGCGCGGCCCGGGCGTTGCAGGTGCCGTTCGCGAACCCGACGCACGCGGTCATCCGGGATGCGATGGCCAGCCAGCTCGCGACGCTCGGGCAACCGGGCTGGGTGGACCGCGTTCAGGCCGAAGTGCCGACGGCGTACGCACCGACGGTCAACGCTCTGGCGGTGGGTGTCCTGCACGCGGGGTCCGACCCGGGACGGTACGCCCGGTCTGTTCTGGACGGCCTGATCGACCGCGATCTGCTGCGCGAGAAGGCCGTGCTCACCGCACGGCTGGCGCGGACGGACGCACAGGACGCGGAGCACCGGCGCTCTCTGCAGATCGCCCTGGCGTCGATCGACAGCGAGCGGATGCGCCTCCGCAGCGATTAG
- a CDS encoding ABC transporter substrate-binding protein, producing MRSAHNGGRRLFAASAAFAATVLLLAGCSGSGSGGGTLTVGTTDKVTSIDPAGSYDNGSFAVMNQVYPFLVNTPYGSPDVKPDIAESASFTSPTQYTVKLKPNLRFANGHDLTSSDVKFTFDRQLKINDPNGPASLLGNLDSVSAPDKTTVVFTLKVANDQTFPQVLSSPAGPIVDEQVFSADKVTPDSTIVKGHAFAGQYDIANYDFNNLIAYTANPDYQGLLGKPVTSKVNVKYYAESSNLKLDIQKDAIDVAFRSLSATDIDSLSSNKSVKVVKGPGGETRYIVWNINTMPYGATQPAADAAKALAVRQAAADLIDRPTIAKQVYKNTYTPLYSFVPEGLTGATTVLKDRYGDGNGGPSLDKAKATLQAAGVTTPITLNLQYNPDHYGPSSGDEYALVKEQLENGGLFTVNLQSTEWVQYSKDRVKDLYPAYQLGWFPDYSDADNYLSPFFTKDNFLANHYDSPEIQQLITQQVGTADKVERTKLIEEIQAKAGADLPTLPLLQGAQVAVVGKDVKGTDKTLDASFKFRYAVLSK from the coding sequence ATGAGATCCGCACACAATGGCGGACGGCGGCTGTTCGCCGCGTCGGCCGCTTTCGCAGCCACGGTGCTGCTGCTCGCCGGCTGCTCCGGGAGCGGTAGCGGCGGCGGCACGCTGACCGTCGGGACGACGGACAAAGTCACGTCGATCGACCCGGCCGGCTCCTACGACAACGGCTCGTTCGCCGTTATGAACCAGGTCTATCCCTTCCTGGTGAACACGCCGTACGGCAGCCCGGATGTGAAGCCGGACATCGCCGAGAGCGCTTCGTTCACCTCGCCCACCCAGTACACCGTCAAACTGAAGCCGAACCTGAGATTCGCGAACGGTCACGACCTGACTTCGTCCGACGTGAAGTTCACCTTCGACCGTCAGCTGAAGATCAACGACCCGAACGGTCCGGCCTCGCTGCTGGGCAATTTGGACAGTGTCAGCGCCCCGGACAAGACGACCGTCGTGTTCACGCTGAAGGTCGCGAACGACCAGACCTTCCCCCAGGTGCTTTCGAGCCCGGCCGGTCCGATCGTGGATGAGCAGGTCTTCTCGGCCGACAAGGTCACCCCGGACAGCACCATCGTCAAGGGCCACGCCTTCGCCGGCCAGTACGACATCGCGAACTACGACTTCAACAACCTGATCGCGTACACGGCGAATCCGGACTATCAGGGTCTCCTGGGGAAGCCGGTGACCTCGAAGGTGAACGTGAAGTACTACGCCGAGTCCTCGAACCTGAAGCTGGACATCCAGAAGGACGCCATCGACGTGGCGTTCCGGAGCCTCTCGGCGACCGACATCGACAGCCTGAGCTCAAACAAGAGCGTCAAGGTCGTCAAGGGCCCGGGCGGTGAGACCCGCTACATCGTGTGGAACATCAACACGATGCCGTACGGCGCGACCCAGCCGGCTGCCGACGCCGCGAAGGCCCTGGCCGTGCGCCAGGCGGCCGCCGACCTCATCGACCGGCCGACCATCGCCAAACAGGTCTACAAGAACACCTACACGCCGCTGTACTCGTTCGTCCCCGAGGGCCTGACTGGGGCAACCACCGTGCTGAAGGATCGCTACGGCGATGGCAACGGCGGGCCGAGTCTCGACAAAGCGAAGGCGACCCTGCAAGCGGCAGGAGTCACCACACCGATCACACTGAACCTCCAGTACAACCCCGACCACTACGGCCCGTCTTCCGGCGACGAATACGCTCTCGTCAAGGAGCAGCTGGAGAACGGCGGGCTGTTCACCGTCAACCTGCAGTCGACCGAGTGGGTGCAATACTCCAAGGACCGGGTGAAGGACCTCTACCCGGCCTACCAGCTGGGCTGGTTCCCGGACTACTCCGACGCGGACAACTACCTGTCGCCGTTCTTCACCAAGGACAACTTCCTGGCGAACCACTACGACAGCCCCGAGATACAGCAGCTGATCACCCAGCAGGTGGGCACGGCTGACAAGGTCGAGCGCACCAAGCTCATCGAGGAGATCCAGGCCAAGGCCGGCGCGGACCTCCCCACTCTGCCGCTGCTGCAGGGCGCGCAGGTCGCCGTGGTGGGCAAGGATGTGAAGGGCACCGACAAAACGCTCGACGCCTCGTTCAAGTTCCGCTACGCGGTGCTGTCGAAATAA
- a CDS encoding ABC transporter permease — translation MTTTVRGPAAPTAPGPERTRRRRRPGGGLGRYILIRALLIVPTIFILVTVVFFLMRSTGDPLTAALGGKLPPAQLQERIHQAGYDRPLLIQYVEYLGQLLRGDFGTTFTDHLPVTQVLLTYSAATLELAFYALIVAFVVGIPLGLLSAAFRDRWGDASLRVFAILCYATPVFFAGLVMKLVFSIWLDWLPVAGRASTGSEIEMQTLDSKTGIYLIDALQTGDPAVVGDVLLHAVLPAVTLGLLTAGIFLRLVRTNVIGTLSTDYVDAARSRGVGEYRLVRKHAYRPALIPIITVIGLQIALLLGGAILTETTFEWKGLGFQLSHYLQARDFVAVQGLVVLLAVIVAVTNFIVDIIAALIDPRVRY, via the coding sequence ATGACAACGACGGTCAGAGGACCCGCGGCGCCCACTGCGCCCGGTCCCGAACGCACCCGGAGACGCCGGCGGCCGGGAGGCGGTCTCGGCCGCTATATTCTGATCCGCGCGCTCCTCATCGTCCCGACGATCTTCATCCTCGTCACAGTCGTCTTCTTCCTGATGCGCTCGACGGGCGACCCCCTCACGGCCGCGCTCGGTGGCAAGCTGCCACCCGCACAATTGCAGGAGCGCATCCACCAGGCCGGGTACGACCGGCCCCTCCTCATCCAGTACGTCGAGTACCTCGGGCAGCTGCTGCGCGGAGACTTCGGCACGACGTTCACCGATCACCTGCCGGTCACGCAGGTGCTGCTGACCTACAGCGCGGCGACGCTCGAACTGGCGTTCTACGCCCTCATCGTCGCCTTCGTCGTCGGCATCCCGCTCGGTCTGCTGTCCGCTGCCTTCCGCGACCGGTGGGGAGACGCCTCCCTCCGTGTGTTCGCGATCCTCTGCTACGCCACACCGGTCTTCTTCGCCGGTCTCGTGATGAAGCTCGTCTTCTCGATCTGGCTCGACTGGCTCCCGGTCGCCGGCCGCGCCTCCACTGGCTCCGAGATCGAGATGCAGACACTCGACAGCAAAACGGGCATCTACCTGATCGACGCTCTCCAGACCGGCGATCCGGCGGTCGTGGGCGATGTCCTGCTGCACGCGGTCCTCCCCGCCGTCACGCTGGGCCTGCTGACCGCCGGGATCTTCCTGCGCCTGGTGCGCACGAACGTCATCGGGACGCTGTCCACCGACTACGTGGACGCGGCACGCTCGCGGGGTGTGGGGGAGTACCGGCTTGTGCGCAAGCACGCCTACCGTCCGGCGCTCATCCCGATCATCACCGTGATCGGGCTACAGATTGCGTTGCTGCTGGGCGGAGCGATCCTGACCGAGACGACCTTCGAATGGAAGGGGCTCGGCTTCCAGCTCTCGCACTACCTCCAGGCGCGCGACTTCGTCGCTGTCCAGGGCCTCGTGGTGCTGCTGGCTGTGATCGTCGCCGTCACGAACTTCATTGTCGACATCATCGCGGCGCTCATCGACCCGAGAGTGAGGTATTGA
- a CDS encoding ABC transporter permease gives MAERRHSRWSRLPVVRQLRQSVGLQRGMLVAGLVLTGLFLVIAAFAPVIAPYGFAQLKGADGRQFGSQEPPSVAHIWGTTVGGYDVFSRVVWGAQTAVVVIVIAVLLSIFAGVILGLVSGYFGGWVDRVLVVIADAIYAFPSLLLAIVMAIVISGGQSSLWGGILAAAISITVVYIPQYFRVIRAEAVRIKAEAYVESARVIGASDVRIMFRHVLRNSTRTLPLIFTLNSSEAILTLAALGFLGFGIEPTAAAEWGYDLNKAVADVTSGIWWTAVFPGLAIVLVVLGITLVGESLNDLADPRLRGRRRAAEASGEVAETSVVPGGPLSAPGGIEGLDGRESIDRHGIEVKP, from the coding sequence ATGGCCGAGCGAAGACACTCCCGGTGGAGCCGGCTGCCCGTCGTCCGCCAGCTGCGCCAGTCCGTGGGACTGCAGCGCGGGATGCTGGTCGCCGGTCTCGTCCTGACCGGGCTCTTCCTCGTCATCGCCGCGTTCGCACCGGTGATCGCCCCCTACGGCTTCGCTCAGCTGAAAGGGGCCGATGGGCGGCAGTTCGGATCGCAAGAGCCGCCGAGCGTCGCGCACATCTGGGGCACGACCGTCGGCGGATACGATGTGTTCTCGCGGGTGGTCTGGGGCGCCCAGACGGCTGTCGTGGTCATCGTCATTGCCGTCCTTCTGTCGATCTTCGCCGGTGTCATCCTCGGGCTGGTCTCGGGATACTTCGGCGGCTGGGTGGACCGGGTGCTCGTCGTGATCGCGGACGCGATCTACGCGTTCCCCTCGCTGCTCCTCGCGATCGTGATGGCGATCGTCATCTCGGGCGGCCAGTCGAGCCTGTGGGGCGGCATCCTCGCTGCGGCGATCTCGATCACCGTCGTCTACATCCCGCAGTATTTCCGCGTCATCCGTGCGGAGGCCGTGCGGATCAAGGCCGAGGCGTACGTCGAATCGGCCAGGGTGATCGGGGCGAGCGACGTCCGGATCATGTTCCGGCACGTCCTGCGGAACTCGACCCGCACCCTGCCGCTGATCTTCACGCTCAACTCCTCGGAAGCGATCCTGACGCTTGCGGCGCTCGGCTTCCTCGGCTTCGGGATCGAACCGACCGCGGCCGCCGAATGGGGCTACGACCTTAACAAGGCCGTAGCCGATGTCACGAGCGGCATCTGGTGGACGGCGGTCTTCCCCGGCCTCGCAATCGTGCTGGTCGTTCTCGGCATCACACTGGTCGGCGAGAGCCTCAACGATCTGGCCGACCCGCGCCTGCGCGGGCGCCGGCGCGCGGCGGAGGCCTCGGGCGAAGTCGCCGAGACCTCGGTGGTCCCGGGTGGGCCGCTCTCGGCGCCTGGCGGGATCGAGGGACTCGACGGCAGAGAGAGCATCGACCGACACGGAATCGAGGTCAAGCCATGA